From the Luteolibacter arcticus genome, one window contains:
- a CDS encoding type I restriction-modification system subunit M: MAEDHKKTLQSQLWNIANTLRGKMGADEFRDYILGFIFYKYLSERMHLFADEILKQDEIRFDAIDEGSAAGQKMLAEIQEESVDRLGYFLKPSELFHKVAEKGAQKANNFILEDLTAILKHIEASTMGHDSEDDFEGLFEDLDLGSSKLGKTENQKNELVAKVLAHLDKIDFRLADTEADVLGDAYEYLIGQFASGAGKKAGEFYTPQEVSTILAKIVTTGKKSLRSAYDPTCGSGSLLLRVAKEVEDVGHFYGQEMNPTTYNLARMNMILHGVHYQRFDLKNEDTLEHPAPEHAGLRFEAIVANPPFSANWSASAIHENDDRFSPYGRLAPKTKADFAFVQHMVHHLDSGATMACVLPHGVLFRGAAEGHIRKYLIEDCNYLDAVIGLPANIFYGTSIPTCILVLKKQREHPNDILFIDASQHFEKVGNQNQLRPEDIERIVSTYRKRESIEKFSKVSESSEVEANDYNLNIPRYVDTFDAEDAVDLDEVAEKLAALEKDMGDANKVVAVLCAELGIKAPF; this comes from the coding sequence ATGGCCGAAGACCACAAAAAGACCCTGCAATCCCAGCTCTGGAACATCGCCAATACCCTGCGGGGGAAAATGGGAGCCGACGAGTTCCGCGACTACATCCTCGGCTTCATCTTCTACAAGTACCTCTCGGAGCGGATGCACCTCTTCGCCGACGAGATCCTGAAGCAAGACGAGATCCGGTTCGACGCCATCGACGAGGGCAGCGCGGCCGGGCAGAAGATGCTCGCGGAAATCCAGGAGGAATCCGTCGATCGGCTCGGCTACTTCCTCAAGCCCTCGGAGCTCTTTCACAAGGTCGCGGAGAAGGGGGCGCAGAAGGCGAACAACTTCATCCTCGAGGACCTCACCGCCATCCTCAAGCACATCGAGGCCAGCACCATGGGCCACGACAGCGAGGACGACTTCGAGGGCCTGTTCGAGGACCTCGACCTCGGCTCCTCGAAGCTCGGCAAGACCGAGAATCAGAAGAACGAACTCGTCGCCAAGGTGCTCGCCCATCTCGACAAGATCGACTTCCGCCTCGCCGATACCGAGGCCGACGTGCTGGGCGATGCCTACGAATACCTCATCGGCCAGTTTGCCAGCGGCGCGGGGAAGAAGGCCGGCGAGTTCTACACCCCGCAGGAGGTCAGCACCATCCTCGCGAAGATTGTCACCACCGGGAAAAAAAGCCTCAGGAGTGCCTATGACCCCACCTGCGGTTCCGGGTCGCTGCTGCTGCGGGTGGCGAAGGAGGTCGAGGACGTGGGCCATTTCTACGGGCAGGAGATGAACCCGACGACCTACAACCTCGCCCGCATGAACATGATCCTGCATGGTGTGCACTATCAGCGCTTCGACCTGAAGAACGAGGATACGTTGGAGCACCCCGCACCGGAGCACGCCGGGCTCCGCTTCGAGGCCATCGTTGCGAATCCGCCTTTCTCCGCGAACTGGTCCGCCAGCGCCATCCATGAGAACGACGACCGCTTTTCGCCCTACGGCCGCCTCGCGCCGAAGACGAAGGCCGACTTCGCCTTCGTCCAGCATATGGTCCACCACCTCGACAGCGGCGCCACCATGGCTTGCGTCCTCCCGCACGGCGTGCTTTTCCGCGGCGCGGCGGAGGGCCACATCCGCAAGTACCTCATCGAGGATTGCAACTACCTCGACGCCGTCATCGGCCTCCCGGCCAACATCTTCTACGGCACAAGCATCCCCACCTGCATCCTCGTGCTGAAAAAACAACGCGAGCACCCCAACGACATCCTCTTTATCGACGCCAGCCAGCACTTCGAGAAAGTCGGCAATCAAAACCAGCTCCGCCCCGAGGACATCGAGCGCATCGTCAGCACCTACCGGAAGCGCGAGAGTATCGAGAAATTCAGCAAGGTCTCCGAGAGCAGCGAGGTGGAAGCCAACGACTACAACCTGAACATCCCACGATACGTCGATACCTTCGACGCCGAGGACGCGGTGGATTTGGACGAAGTCGCGGAGAAGCTTGCTGCTTTGGAAAAAGACATGGGTGATGCCAATAAGGTGGTCGCAGTGCTTTGTGCGGAGTTGGGGATTAAAGCGCCGTTCTGA
- a CDS encoding abortive infection family protein has translation MTLTQELLNRLPTRFNDFDYYQVIVGKITENQTANPDIAIESCKSLVEGISKSILKHTDKTYRDNQRPTEELAPLFKKAVNALAGRGANIEEKFTKAVGNFVHQLGSVRNERGDISHGKSAPKLIKSTPHFASLVVQATDGLSSFLLHELFALDLSDVIPLEYADNPDFNDSLDDLYPIQGRLSYSRALFDQDFVAYEEQLEDFKAEQEELREEEMRADAYMDYVIDMKAEPSPDEDAPDPEE, from the coding sequence ATGACGCTGACTCAAGAACTTCTGAATCGCCTTCCAACGAGGTTTAATGACTTCGACTATTATCAGGTCATTGTGGGAAAGATTACAGAAAATCAGACGGCCAATCCGGACATTGCAATCGAAAGTTGCAAGTCGTTGGTGGAGGGGATTTCCAAATCGATTCTAAAGCACACCGACAAGACCTACAGAGATAATCAGAGGCCCACCGAAGAGCTTGCTCCTCTTTTCAAAAAGGCTGTGAACGCGCTGGCGGGCAGAGGGGCGAATATCGAGGAGAAATTCACTAAGGCTGTTGGGAATTTCGTTCACCAACTTGGTTCCGTCAGGAACGAACGAGGAGATATCTCCCACGGGAAATCAGCGCCCAAACTGATCAAAAGCACCCCACATTTTGCAAGCCTCGTCGTCCAGGCGACTGATGGGCTCTCGTCATTTCTGTTGCATGAGTTGTTTGCGTTGGATCTCAGCGACGTCATACCCCTTGAGTATGCCGACAATCCTGATTTCAACGATTCCTTGGACGATCTATACCCGATTCAGGGCAGACTGAGTTACAGCCGAGCTTTGTTCGATCAGGATTTCGTGGCCTACGAAGAGCAGCTTGAAGATTTCAAAGCCGAGCAGGAAGAGCTGCGAGAAGAGGAAATGCGTGCAGACGCATACATGGATTACGTCATCGATATGAAAGCCGAGCCTTCGCCCGACGAGGATGCTCCCGACCCAGAGGAATAA
- a CDS encoding restriction endonuclease subunit S: MNCPNLRFKDFDSDWKFVRFGDELIESKLGGNYANSEKATDHPLIKMGNLGRGEMNLRKIEYIEEGEPINPDDQIKDGDLFFNTRNTLDLVGKVAIWRSELPRAYYNSNLMRITFACNHFMNYRLNSYEGVKALRRLATGTTSVAAIYTRDLLQMRIAIPTLPEQQKIANFLTAVDGLIAQLSQKKALLEAFKKGVMQQLFNQVLRFQDDQGNDFPDWEERTLGDFCSCFSGGTPSSGKRDYYGGSIPFIRSAEIGADSTALFLTEKGLKESAAKMVEVGDLLVALYGANSGEVGISKVKGAINQAILCVRTKQSVLFLYFWLEYSKQTIVSTYLQGGQGNLSGRIVQSLDVALPSLPEQIKIANFLIALDRKIEAVAMQTAHMKTWKKGLLQQMFV, from the coding sequence ATGAATTGCCCCAACTTACGATTCAAAGACTTCGACAGCGATTGGAAATTCGTCCGCTTCGGCGACGAGTTGATCGAGTCGAAGCTTGGGGGGAACTACGCAAATTCCGAGAAGGCTACGGATCATCCATTGATCAAGATGGGCAACCTCGGCAGAGGCGAAATGAACCTCCGCAAGATCGAATACATTGAAGAGGGAGAGCCAATCAATCCGGACGATCAGATAAAAGACGGTGATCTGTTTTTCAATACGCGGAACACCTTAGATTTGGTCGGAAAGGTTGCGATCTGGAGGTCCGAATTGCCAAGAGCATACTACAATTCGAACCTCATGCGGATCACGTTCGCCTGTAACCATTTCATGAATTACCGGCTGAACTCGTATGAAGGGGTGAAAGCCTTGCGACGTCTTGCCACCGGCACCACGAGCGTGGCTGCCATCTATACGCGGGATCTTCTCCAAATGAGGATCGCGATTCCCACTCTCCCCGAGCAGCAGAAAATCGCGAATTTCCTGACAGCGGTGGATGGGCTGATTGCGCAACTGAGCCAAAAGAAAGCCCTGCTGGAGGCCTTCAAGAAAGGCGTGATGCAACAGCTCTTCAACCAAGTCCTCCGCTTCCAAGACGACCAAGGCAACGACTTTCCCGATTGGGAGGAAAGGACGCTGGGAGACTTCTGCTCCTGCTTTTCGGGCGGAACACCTTCTAGCGGCAAACGGGACTACTATGGCGGGTCGATTCCGTTCATTAGGTCGGCAGAAATTGGGGCGGACAGCACCGCCCTGTTCTTGACGGAGAAAGGGCTAAAGGAATCTGCAGCAAAGATGGTGGAAGTCGGCGATCTCCTTGTCGCGCTTTACGGTGCCAACAGCGGAGAGGTAGGGATTTCGAAGGTCAAGGGCGCGATTAATCAAGCAATCCTTTGTGTCAGGACGAAGCAATCGGTTCTTTTCTTATACTTCTGGTTAGAGTATTCAAAGCAGACAATCGTTAGCACCTATCTCCAAGGAGGTCAGGGTAATCTCTCGGGGAGGATCGTGCAATCGCTCGATGTCGCGCTGCCCTCCCTTCCCGAGCAAATTAAGATCGCCAACTTCCTCATCGCCCTCGACCGGAAGATCGAAGCCGTGGCGATGCAGACAGCCCACATGAAGACGTGGAAGAAAGGATTGCTCCAGCAGATGTTCGTCTAG
- a CDS encoding type I restriction endonuclease subunit R gives MSVPFTLAEQVLEDALVAQLGGMGYANAPVTDEASMLANLKAQLEAFNGMTLTAGEFVQVMHHLTKSAGVFEKAKILRDRIKLNREDGTTAYLEFFDSADPQRNRWQVTQQVTVEGRYQNRYDVTLIANGLPLVQIELKRRGLEMKEAFNQIQRYHKHSYWSGAGLYHFVQIFVISNGVNTKFYANARRQSFKQTFYWAAEDNKTIRELTPFATAFLDRGHLGAMVGKYIVLNETDKILMVLRPYQYYAVERIVERVKTPPATKANGYIWHTTGSGKTLTSFKAAQILTGLPEIHKVVFVVDRKDLDYQTIKEFNGFSKGSVDSTNNTQKLVAQFTDDTKLIVTTLQKLNTAISKAQFLAQMAGLQGERIIFIFDECHRSQFGETHQRITAFFRNHQMFGFTGTPIFADNAATKDGKKHTTKDLFHDKLHSYVITDAIKDENVLKFAVEYVGRYKKKPGSATEVDIEVEGIDTKELMESQQRLEKIADYIIEQHPVKTRNKEFTAMMCVSSVEVLIKYYELFAKRKAEGKHKLRIATIFSYTSNEEDKDADGILDEGGEIIGGEGGDPHTRDKLEGFIGDYNGMFATNFSTRDTQSFYNYYQDIAKKVKERKVDILLVVNMFLTGFDSKTLNTLYVDKNLRFHGLVQAYSRTNRILNEVKSQGNIVVFRNLKKRTDEAIALFSNVKAKEEIFIPPYEDYVKQFNAVVVDLLTLVPTVKSVKDLSDEEAELKFVKILRELMRLRNILESFAEFEDDDLALPAQRFADYRSAYLDLYDKVKTDHTKEKASILDDVDFELELLHRDVINVQYILTLLARLYDADEKEAPAMRKLILDTVAGDLELRSKRELIEKFIESSLPQVGSAAEIPECFEDFWEKERVEAFDQLCKEEQLDADKLKQVIDRYVYTGKQPLPDPDIVDLIARPLKLAERGPTKKRVLEKVIDFVTTFIKGFAA, from the coding sequence ATGTCAGTTCCCTTTACCCTAGCCGAACAGGTGCTGGAGGACGCGCTGGTCGCCCAGCTCGGCGGCATGGGCTACGCCAATGCCCCGGTGACGGACGAGGCCTCGATGCTGGCGAATTTGAAGGCGCAACTGGAGGCCTTCAACGGGATGACGCTCACGGCGGGCGAGTTCGTGCAGGTGATGCACCACCTCACGAAAAGCGCGGGCGTGTTCGAAAAGGCGAAGATCCTGCGCGACCGGATAAAGCTGAATCGCGAGGACGGCACGACGGCGTATCTGGAATTTTTCGACAGCGCAGATCCGCAACGCAACCGCTGGCAGGTCACCCAGCAGGTGACGGTGGAGGGCCGATACCAGAACCGCTACGATGTGACGCTGATCGCGAACGGCCTGCCGCTGGTGCAGATCGAGCTGAAGCGGCGCGGGCTGGAGATGAAGGAGGCCTTCAACCAGATCCAGCGCTACCATAAGCACAGCTACTGGAGCGGCGCGGGGCTCTACCACTTCGTGCAGATTTTCGTGATCTCCAATGGGGTGAACACGAAGTTCTACGCCAACGCGCGGCGGCAGTCCTTCAAGCAGACCTTCTACTGGGCAGCGGAGGACAACAAGACGATCCGCGAGCTGACGCCCTTTGCCACAGCCTTCCTCGACCGCGGGCACCTCGGCGCGATGGTCGGGAAATACATCGTGCTGAACGAGACGGACAAGATCCTGATGGTGCTGCGTCCGTACCAATACTACGCGGTGGAGCGGATCGTGGAGCGGGTGAAGACTCCGCCCGCCACGAAGGCGAACGGCTACATCTGGCACACCACGGGCAGCGGCAAGACGCTGACTTCCTTCAAGGCGGCGCAGATCCTCACCGGACTTCCGGAGATTCACAAGGTCGTCTTCGTGGTGGACCGGAAGGACCTCGACTACCAGACCATCAAGGAATTCAACGGCTTCAGCAAGGGTAGCGTGGACAGCACGAACAACACGCAGAAGCTGGTCGCGCAGTTCACCGACGACACGAAGCTGATCGTGACCACGCTGCAGAAGCTGAACACGGCGATCAGCAAGGCGCAGTTCCTCGCGCAGATGGCGGGGCTCCAGGGTGAGCGGATCATCTTCATCTTCGACGAGTGCCACCGCAGCCAATTCGGCGAGACGCACCAGCGGATCACGGCGTTTTTCCGGAATCACCAGATGTTCGGCTTCACCGGAACGCCCATCTTCGCCGACAACGCGGCGACCAAGGACGGGAAGAAGCACACGACGAAGGATCTCTTCCACGATAAGCTGCACAGCTACGTGATCACCGACGCGATCAAGGACGAGAACGTGCTGAAATTCGCCGTCGAGTACGTGGGCCGCTACAAGAAGAAGCCTGGCAGCGCGACGGAGGTGGACATCGAGGTGGAGGGGATCGACACCAAGGAGCTGATGGAGTCGCAGCAGCGGCTGGAGAAGATCGCCGATTACATCATCGAGCAGCATCCGGTGAAGACGCGGAACAAGGAATTCACGGCGATGATGTGTGTGAGTTCGGTGGAGGTGCTGATCAAGTATTACGAGCTCTTCGCGAAGCGGAAGGCCGAGGGGAAACACAAGCTGCGCATCGCGACCATCTTCAGCTACACCAGCAACGAGGAGGACAAGGACGCCGACGGCATCCTCGACGAAGGCGGGGAGATCATCGGCGGCGAGGGCGGCGATCCGCATACGCGGGACAAGCTGGAAGGCTTCATCGGTGACTATAACGGGATGTTCGCCACGAACTTCTCCACGCGGGACACGCAGAGCTTCTACAACTACTACCAGGACATCGCCAAGAAGGTGAAGGAGCGGAAGGTGGACATCCTGCTGGTGGTGAACATGTTCCTGACTGGCTTCGACAGCAAGACGCTGAACACGCTCTACGTGGACAAGAACCTACGTTTCCACGGGCTGGTGCAGGCCTACTCTCGCACGAACCGCATCCTCAACGAGGTGAAGTCGCAGGGGAACATCGTGGTCTTCCGCAATCTCAAGAAGCGGACGGACGAGGCGATCGCGCTCTTCTCCAACGTGAAGGCGAAGGAGGAGATCTTCATCCCGCCGTACGAGGACTACGTGAAGCAATTCAACGCGGTGGTGGTGGACCTGCTGACGCTGGTGCCGACGGTGAAGAGCGTGAAGGACCTGTCGGACGAGGAGGCGGAGCTGAAATTCGTGAAGATCTTGCGCGAGCTGATGCGGCTGCGGAACATCCTGGAGTCCTTCGCGGAATTCGAGGACGACGACCTGGCCCTACCCGCCCAGCGTTTCGCCGACTACCGGAGCGCCTATCTGGATCTCTACGACAAGGTCAAGACGGACCACACGAAGGAGAAGGCATCGATCCTCGACGATGTGGACTTCGAGCTGGAGCTGCTCCACCGCGACGTGATCAACGTCCAATACATCCTGACCCTGCTCGCCCGCCTCTACGATGCGGATGAGAAGGAAGCACCGGCGATGCGGAAGCTGATCCTGGACACGGTGGCCGGTGATCTGGAACTGCGGAGCAAGCGGGAGCTCATCGAGAAATTCATCGAGAGCAGCCTTCCGCAGGTAGGAAGCGCCGCGGAGATCCCGGAGTGCTTTGAGGACTT